CGTGGCAGGAACAGAAAGGCGTAGTAGAAGCTGCTGCCGGAGGCGGCCGCCTTTTGCTGCACGTACTGGTCGGGGTTCATGGGGGCGTGATTGTCCCACGGCGCGCGTGGCCGTCCGCGGGGCAGTGGTTTGTGGCCAAAAGTGCCTCTGGCGCCCATGCAGCAAGCGCCGGCAGCTATCAACGACAGAGCGCCTACATGCGCACGGCGCGCGCCAGCATGCGCAGCCAGTCCGGCGCGCCCAGCCGGGGCCGCGCGGTCAGGCTGGCGCCGCCCAGGGCCTGCACCTTGTCGAGGATGCGCAGGCCGCCCTGCACCACCAGGCGCAGCTCCCAGCCCGCGCGGCCGGGCAGGCGGTGCACCAGCGGCGCGCCCTGCAGCATGAGGCCGCGCGCCCAGGCGGCGCAGTCGAGGACGAGGCGGTCGCTCGCGGACGTGCGCCGCAGCGCGGCGAGATCGGCGCGCGCCACGCCGTAGGCCGCGCAGTCGGCGTCCGCCAGGTAGTGGCGGCCGCGCGGCAGGTCCACGCTCAGGTCCTGCCAGAAGTTGATGAGCTGCAGGGCGCTGCAGATGGCGTCGCTCTCGCGCAGGGCCGCGTCGCCGTGCACGCCGTACAGGTGCAGCAGCAGCCGGCCCACGGGGTTGGCTGAGCGGCGGCAGTAGTCGAGCAGAGCGGCGCGGTCGGCATGGGTGGCGCCGTCCCGGGTCATGGCCACGTCCTGCATGAAGGCGTCGAGCAGGTCGTCGAGCAGCGCCACGGGCAGCCGGTGGCTGCGCAGCGTGGCTTGCAGCGGGCCGAAGACAAAGGCCCAGCGCGGTCCGGGGAGGCAGCCGGCGGTAATGGAATGCAGCTCGGCGCGGTAGGCGTGCAGGTCGGCCAGGCGCTCGCCGGGGCTGGCCTGGCCTTCGTCGGCGATGTCGTCGGCCGCGCGGGCGAAGGCGTAGATGGCGGTGATCGGCTCGCGCAGGCGTGGCGGGCACAGCAGCGAGGCGACGGGGAAGTTCTCGTAATGCGTGACCGGCGCCGCCCGGGTGGGCGCGGCGGCGGGCTGCGGGGATGGTCGGGCGTTCACCGCGGGGATTGTCGCTTGACAGTGAAAAAGGGTTTCACCTAGATTACTAACCAATCGGTCATTAACTGGGCCATCGCGGCCCGTTGCCTGCCATGCTTTTACTTCCAGCCTTCGTGCGGCCCCGGTCGGGGCTTTTTTTGTCGCCGGGCCGCCCCAAGGCAAAAAGCGGCCCCCTTGGGGGGCAGCGAACCACGCATTGCGGGGAGCGTGGGGGCATTCTGTTGTGGGTCCTCGGCGTCAGCCTGGGGCTGCTGGCGGGCTGTTCGCGCCAGCAGCCCGCGCCCGAGCCCGTGCGGGCGGTCAAACTGCTGACCGTGGCCGCGTCGCCCCTGCAGATGCAGCTGGAGTACGCGGGCGAAGTGCGCGCGCGCGTGGAGTCGCGCCTGTCCTTCCGCGTGGCGGGCAAGATCGTGCAGCGCCAGGCC
This region of Alicycliphilus denitrificans K601 genomic DNA includes:
- the hpnC gene encoding squalene synthase HpnC, which codes for MNARPSPQPAAAPTRAAPVTHYENFPVASLLCPPRLREPITAIYAFARAADDIADEGQASPGERLADLHAYRAELHSITAGCLPGPRWAFVFGPLQATLRSHRLPVALLDDLLDAFMQDVAMTRDGATHADRAALLDYCRRSANPVGRLLLHLYGVHGDAALRESDAICSALQLINFWQDLSVDLPRGRHYLADADCAAYGVARADLAALRRTSASDRLVLDCAAWARGLMLQGAPLVHRLPGRAGWELRLVVQGGLRILDKVQALGGASLTARPRLGAPDWLRMLARAVRM